One genomic region from Streptomyces sp. NBC_01304 encodes:
- a CDS encoding DUF5719 family protein has translation MNRTTLSLIAVGTALAAVTGFAALNAPDASTDGGAKTAAERPVERSSLLCPAPSSSDLAETTYTSFTPKSAKSAGGEGKGAAELRPATRESDEGGKDKKDKDDKGKRDKKVPAPEAPGKPVTGEAVGAGAPALVGSADGALAPGWVTQQTTTVAAGAGRGVQGVACSAPDTDFWFPGTSTAKDRSDYVHLTNPDDTAAVVNIELYGPEGALKSEAGDEIPVPPHSSVPVLLSTLADEPETNLTAHVTARTGRVGASVQAADDKLGGDWLAASADPSGSVVLPGIPKDATAVRLVAFAPGEDDADLKVSLAGANGSIVPAGHETLHVKSGMTAAVDLGNVTRGEAGSLVLTPTEESAPIVAALRVTRGKGAKQETAFIPATSPVGNRATAADNRAKGSTLSLVAPGKTAAKVRVTASAGSGGGTPKTETYTIKAGTTMAVEPPVPDGLKGAYALTVEHVSGTVYAARTLELPEDGVPMFTVQTLPDDRGTVGVPEAEQELSVLQD, from the coding sequence GTGAACCGCACCACCCTGTCCCTGATCGCCGTGGGCACCGCGCTCGCCGCCGTCACCGGCTTCGCCGCGCTCAACGCGCCGGACGCCTCCACCGACGGCGGGGCGAAGACGGCGGCGGAGCGGCCCGTCGAGCGGTCGAGTCTGCTCTGCCCCGCGCCGAGTTCCTCGGACCTCGCGGAGACGACGTACACCTCCTTCACACCGAAGTCAGCCAAGTCGGCCGGGGGAGAGGGCAAGGGAGCGGCCGAACTGCGCCCCGCCACCCGTGAGTCGGACGAGGGCGGCAAGGACAAGAAGGACAAGGACGACAAGGGCAAGCGCGACAAGAAGGTGCCCGCGCCCGAGGCCCCGGGCAAGCCCGTGACCGGGGAGGCCGTCGGCGCCGGGGCGCCCGCGCTCGTCGGCTCGGCGGACGGCGCGCTCGCGCCCGGCTGGGTGACGCAGCAGACCACGACGGTCGCCGCGGGAGCCGGGCGGGGCGTGCAGGGCGTTGCCTGCTCGGCGCCCGACACGGACTTCTGGTTCCCGGGGACGAGCACCGCCAAGGACCGCAGCGACTACGTCCATCTGACCAACCCGGATGACACCGCGGCCGTCGTGAACATCGAGTTGTACGGCCCGGAGGGCGCCCTCAAGTCCGAGGCGGGCGACGAGATTCCGGTGCCTCCGCACTCCAGCGTCCCGGTCCTCCTGTCCACTCTGGCGGATGAGCCGGAGACGAATCTGACGGCCCATGTCACCGCGCGCACCGGCCGCGTCGGCGCCTCCGTGCAGGCGGCCGACGACAAGCTGGGCGGCGACTGGCTGGCCGCGTCCGCCGACCCGTCGGGCAGCGTCGTGCTGCCGGGCATCCCGAAGGACGCGACGGCGGTGCGCCTGGTGGCCTTCGCGCCCGGTGAGGACGACGCGGACCTGAAGGTGTCGCTCGCGGGGGCGAACGGCTCGATCGTTCCGGCTGGGCACGAGACGCTGCACGTCAAGAGCGGGATGACGGCCGCGGTCGACCTCGGCAACGTCACGCGCGGGGAGGCAGGTTCGCTCGTGCTCACGCCGACCGAGGAGTCGGCGCCGATCGTGGCGGCGCTGCGGGTCACGCGCGGCAAGGGCGCCAAGCAGGAGACGGCCTTCATTCCGGCGACGAGCCCGGTGGGGAACCGCGCGACGGCCGCCGACAATCGCGCCAAGGGGTCGACGTTGTCGCTGGTGGCGCCGGGCAAGACGGCTGCGAAGGTGCGGGTGACCGCGTCGGCCGGCAGCGGGGGCGGTACGCCGAAGACCGAGACGTACACCATCAAGGCAGGCACGACGATGGCGGTCGAGCCGCCGGTGCCGGACGGGCTCAAGGGCGCGTACGCGCTGACGGTGGAGCACGTCTCGGGCACGGTGTACGCGGCGCGGACGCTCGAACTGCCGGAGGACGGCGTGCCGATGTTCACCGTGCAGACGCTGCCGGACGACCGGGGGACGGTCGGCGTGCCGGAGGCGGAGCAGGAGCTTTCGGTCCTGCAGGACTGA
- a CDS encoding metallopeptidase family protein, protein MDKPVPPRDTDPRPRRRDRHGRGMRGPVAPPQVPLSASRGEVFADLVRDSVERLERRLPQLTEIDFLVLDVPRLDGKQDDAEGWSDESVPLGGTSAAQGERAARVVIYRRPVEIRTKSRDERAALVHEVVVEQVAELLGLSPESVDPRYGED, encoded by the coding sequence ATGGACAAGCCCGTACCGCCCCGCGACACCGATCCCAGGCCCCGCCGCCGCGACCGCCACGGCCGGGGCATGCGCGGCCCCGTGGCGCCGCCCCAGGTGCCGCTCTCGGCCAGCAGGGGCGAGGTGTTCGCGGATCTGGTGCGGGACTCCGTCGAGCGGCTCGAGCGCCGCCTGCCGCAGCTCACCGAGATCGATTTCCTGGTGCTCGATGTACCCCGTCTCGACGGCAAGCAGGACGACGCCGAGGGGTGGAGCGACGAGAGCGTCCCGCTGGGCGGCACGTCCGCCGCGCAGGGCGAGCGGGCCGCGCGGGTGGTGATCTACCGGCGACCGGTCGAAATCCGCACCAAGAGCCGCGACGAGCGCGCCGCCCTCGTGCACGAGGTGGTCGTGGAGCAGGTCGCCGAACTCCTGGGCCTGTCCCCCGAGTCGGTGGACCCGCGCTACGGCGAGGACTGA
- a CDS encoding DUF3499 domain-containing protein: protein MESRRGPLKSAVPSNVVSPVRRCSRTACGRPAVATLTYVYADSTAVLGPLATYAEPHCYDLCAEHSERLTAPRGWEVVRLTDGSGPSRPSGDDLEALANAVREAARPQERAAEAGGSGPRAADPMEVARRGHLRVLRSPES from the coding sequence GTGGAGAGTCGTCGCGGCCCGCTCAAGAGTGCGGTACCGTCCAACGTCGTGAGCCCTGTACGTCGCTGTTCGCGCACCGCTTGCGGCCGTCCCGCCGTCGCGACGCTGACGTACGTCTACGCGGACTCGACCGCGGTACTCGGACCGCTCGCGACCTACGCCGAACCCCACTGCTACGACCTGTGCGCCGAGCACTCCGAGCGCCTCACCGCCCCGCGCGGCTGGGAGGTCGTCCGGCTCACCGACGGTTCGGGCCCGTCCCGCCCCAGCGGCGACGACCTGGAGGCGCTGGCCAACGCGGTCAGGGAAGCGGCCAGGCCCCAGGAGCGCGCGGCGGAGGCCGGCGGCAGCGGGCCCAGGGCGGCGGACCCGATGGAGGTCGCACGGCGCGGCCATCTGCGGGTGCTGCGGTCGCCCGAGTCCTGA
- a CDS encoding L-lactate permease, with the protein MFVQELHPVAASLGLSALVAALPLVTVLVLLGAVRMKAHLAGLIGLAVAVLVAWLAYGMPLGQTLSSGAQGVLFGLFPIMWIVVNALWVYRMTVRTQHFDILRRSFGRLSADPRIQALVIAFCFGALLEALAGFGAPVAISAVMLVALGFDPTKAAIVALVANTAPVAFGAMGTPVVTLAQVTGLPLDSVAEVVGRQTPLLALVVPLLLVVLVDGRRGLRETWLPALACGFAFAVAQFAASNYVSAQLADIGAALAGAAALVAVPSARKPAAETVRAAVLTGVRSDDLDAEDPRPEVLRAYAPYALIVAVFSVAQIPAVKDFLAKATQIFDWPFLNVAAPGGEPVGANTFTLPLVSTGGTLVLLAGLCTAVVLGVHARVAVKEWVATVHELRFAILTVTSVLALAYVMNLSGQAAVIGHFVAAAGAGLAFLSPVLGWFGVAVTGSDTSANALFGALQVTAARQSGLSPELLAAANSSGGVLGKMISPQNLTIACAAVGLAGKEGDLLRKVLPWSLGLLLVMCLIVVAQSTVVLGWMLP; encoded by the coding sequence TTGTTCGTCCAGGAACTGCACCCCGTAGCCGCTTCGCTGGGCCTGTCCGCGCTGGTCGCGGCGCTGCCCTTGGTGACCGTCCTCGTCCTGCTCGGCGCCGTCCGCATGAAGGCGCACCTCGCGGGCCTCATCGGCCTTGCCGTCGCCGTCCTGGTCGCCTGGCTCGCCTACGGCATGCCGCTCGGCCAGACGCTCTCCAGCGGCGCCCAGGGCGTGCTGTTCGGGCTCTTCCCCATCATGTGGATCGTCGTCAACGCCCTTTGGGTGTACCGGATGACGGTCCGCACCCAGCACTTCGACATCCTCCGCCGCTCCTTCGGCCGGCTCTCCGCGGACCCGCGCATCCAGGCCCTCGTCATCGCCTTCTGCTTCGGCGCACTGCTCGAGGCGCTCGCCGGGTTCGGTGCGCCCGTCGCCATCAGCGCCGTGATGTTGGTCGCCCTCGGCTTCGACCCCACGAAGGCGGCGATCGTCGCCCTCGTCGCCAACACGGCTCCGGTCGCCTTCGGCGCCATGGGTACGCCGGTCGTGACCCTCGCCCAGGTGACCGGGCTGCCCCTGGACTCCGTCGCCGAGGTCGTCGGCCGCCAGACCCCGTTGCTCGCCCTGGTCGTGCCGCTCCTCCTTGTCGTCCTCGTGGACGGCAGGCGGGGGCTGCGGGAGACCTGGCTGCCCGCCCTGGCCTGTGGATTCGCCTTCGCCGTCGCGCAGTTCGCCGCTTCCAACTACGTCTCCGCGCAACTCGCCGACATCGGCGCGGCCCTGGCGGGTGCGGCCGCCCTCGTCGCCGTGCCCAGCGCGCGCAAGCCGGCCGCCGAGACTGTGCGGGCCGCGGTCCTCACCGGCGTACGCAGCGACGACCTGGACGCGGAGGACCCGCGCCCCGAAGTGCTGCGCGCCTACGCCCCGTACGCGCTCATCGTCGCCGTCTTCTCGGTCGCGCAGATCCCGGCCGTGAAGGACTTCCTGGCGAAGGCCACCCAGATCTTCGACTGGCCCTTCCTGAATGTCGCGGCGCCCGGCGGCGAACCCGTCGGCGCCAACACCTTCACGCTCCCGCTCGTGTCCACCGGTGGGACGCTCGTGCTGCTCGCCGGACTGTGTACGGCAGTTGTCCTCGGCGTGCACGCGCGCGTGGCGGTCAAGGAGTGGGTCGCGACCGTCCATGAGCTGCGTTTCGCGATCCTCACCGTCACCTCCGTGCTCGCCCTCGCGTACGTCATGAACCTCTCCGGACAGGCCGCCGTCATCGGGCACTTCGTGGCCGCGGCGGGCGCCGGACTCGCCTTCCTGTCGCCGGTGCTCGGCTGGTTCGGCGTCGCGGTCACGGGCTCCGACACCTCGGCCAACGCGCTCTTCGGCGCCCTTCAAGTGACGGCGGCCCGCCAGTCCGGGCTTTCGCCGGAACTCCTCGCGGCCGCCAACAGCTCCGGCGGCGTACTCGGAAAGATGATCTCGCCGCAGAATCTGACGATCGCGTGCGCGGCCGTCGGCCTCGCCGGCAAGGAGGGCGATCTGCTGCGCAAGGTGCTGCCTTGGAGCCTCGGGCTGCTCCTGGTGATGTGTCTGATCGTGGTCGCGCAGAGCACCGTGGTGCTCGGTTGGATGCTGCCGTAG
- a CDS encoding phosphomannomutase/phosphoglucomutase produces the protein MAVADLSQLVKAYDVRGVVPDQWDESLAELFGAAFVQVTGAEAIVIGHDMRPSSPGLSRAFARGAAARGVDVTEIGLCSTDQLYYASGALDLPGAMFTASHNPAKYNGIKMCRSGAAPVGQDTGLSEIRTLVEGWSETGAPAVAAGTTPGRITQRDTLTDYAAHLLGLVDLTSIRPLKVVVDAGNGMGGHTVPTVFDGLPLTLVPMYFELDGTFPNHEANPLDPANIVDLQKKVRAEGADLGIAFDGDADRCFVVDESGDPVSPSAITALVAARELAKHGGKGTVIHNLITSWSVPEVVKENGGTPVRTRVGHSFIKQEMATTGAIFGGEHSAHYYFKDFWNADTGMLAALHVLAALGGQDGPLSGLVAQYDRYAGSGEINSTVDDQAGRLAAIKTAYEGKEGVTLDELDGLTVTAADWWFNVRPSNTEPLLRLNAEARDEATMAKVRDEALAIIRG, from the coding sequence TTGGCAGTGGCTGATCTTTCGCAGCTCGTGAAGGCGTACGACGTACGTGGAGTGGTTCCCGACCAGTGGGACGAGTCGCTCGCAGAGCTGTTCGGCGCTGCCTTCGTGCAGGTCACCGGCGCTGAGGCGATCGTGATCGGGCATGACATGCGGCCCTCTTCGCCGGGCCTTTCGCGGGCGTTCGCGCGCGGCGCCGCGGCGCGTGGCGTGGACGTCACGGAGATCGGTCTGTGCTCGACGGACCAGCTGTACTACGCCTCCGGAGCCCTCGATCTGCCAGGCGCGATGTTCACGGCGTCGCACAACCCCGCAAAGTACAACGGAATCAAGATGTGCCGCTCGGGCGCCGCCCCGGTCGGCCAGGACACCGGTCTCTCCGAGATCCGCACCCTGGTCGAGGGGTGGTCCGAGACCGGAGCCCCCGCCGTGGCCGCCGGGACGACCCCGGGTCGGATCACGCAGCGCGACACCCTCACCGACTACGCGGCCCACCTGCTGGGGCTGGTCGACCTGACCTCGATCCGCCCCCTGAAGGTGGTCGTGGACGCGGGCAACGGCATGGGCGGGCACACCGTCCCGACCGTCTTCGACGGCCTGCCGCTCACGCTGGTGCCGATGTACTTCGAGCTGGACGGCACCTTCCCGAACCACGAGGCCAACCCGCTGGACCCGGCCAACATCGTGGACCTCCAGAAGAAGGTGCGCGCCGAGGGCGCCGACCTGGGCATCGCCTTCGACGGCGACGCCGACCGCTGCTTCGTGGTGGACGAGAGCGGCGACCCGGTGTCGCCCTCCGCGATCACCGCCCTGGTCGCCGCGCGCGAGCTCGCCAAGCACGGCGGCAAGGGCACCGTCATCCACAACCTGATCACCTCGTGGTCCGTGCCGGAGGTCGTGAAGGAGAACGGCGGCACCCCCGTCCGTACCCGCGTCGGCCACTCCTTCATCAAGCAGGAGATGGCCACCACCGGCGCGATCTTCGGCGGTGAGCACTCGGCGCACTACTACTTCAAGGACTTCTGGAACGCCGACACGGGCATGCTCGCCGCCCTGCACGTCCTCGCCGCCCTCGGCGGCCAGGACGGGCCGCTGTCCGGGCTGGTGGCGCAGTACGACCGTTACGCGGGCTCGGGCGAGATCAACTCCACGGTGGACGACCAGGCCGGCCGGCTCGCCGCGATCAAGACCGCGTACGAGGGCAAGGAAGGCGTCACCCTGGACGAGCTGGACGGCCTGACCGTCACGGCCGCCGACTGGTGGTTCAACGTACGCCCGTCCAACACCGAGCCCCTCCTGCGGCTGAACGCGGAGGCACGCGACGAGGCCACGATGGCGAAGGTCCGCGACGAGGCGCTGGCCATCATCCGGGGCTGA
- a CDS encoding Trm112 family protein — MPLEAGLLEILACPACHAPLKEADSELLCTGKDCGLAYPVKDGIPVLLVDEARRPA; from the coding sequence ATGCCGCTCGAAGCCGGCCTCCTGGAGATCCTCGCCTGCCCGGCCTGCCATGCCCCCCTCAAGGAGGCGGACAGCGAGCTGCTCTGCACCGGCAAGGACTGCGGCCTGGCCTACCCCGTCAAGGACGGCATCCCGGTCCTCCTGGTCGACGAGGCCCGCCGCCCCGCCTGA
- a CDS encoding SIS domain-containing protein: MLDESLLDDPEALARADRRGLLRGAAEAGARVRTAVRYAVEAGVMDLKPEGRPRAILIAGPGTAAGSVADLIGTLAGGGCPVSRLHPTGVAPAAGALRWTLPGWVGPVDLLLIATPDGTEPGLELLVDQAYRRGCTVASVAPARSPLTEAVGGKHGLAVAMATAPFEAEEYEQAAAGADALWALLTPLLALLDRTGLIAAPPDTLQKIADRLDTTAERCGPTVATYSNPAKTLAAELTESLPLIWTEGPLAGPAGRRFAACLAELAGSPALAAELPEALPAHGRLLTGGLAAGADPDDFFRDRVDEPQALRARAVLLREGSVGSLSAAPAARELALSHDVAISELAPDEEEGERTGLESLAELIAITDFAAVYLALASGDR; the protein is encoded by the coding sequence TTGCTCGACGAATCGCTGCTCGACGACCCCGAAGCGCTGGCCCGCGCCGACCGCCGCGGCCTGCTGCGCGGCGCCGCCGAGGCCGGCGCCCGGGTGCGCACGGCCGTGCGGTACGCCGTCGAGGCGGGGGTCATGGACCTCAAGCCGGAGGGCCGCCCCCGCGCCATCCTCATCGCGGGGCCCGGTACCGCCGCCGGTTCGGTCGCCGACCTGATCGGCACCCTCGCGGGCGGCGGCTGCCCGGTGTCCCGGCTGCACCCCACCGGAGTCGCCCCCGCCGCGGGCGCCCTGCGCTGGACGCTGCCGGGCTGGGTCGGCCCCGTGGACCTCCTGCTCATCGCCACCCCGGACGGCACCGAACCCGGCCTCGAGCTCCTGGTCGACCAGGCCTACCGCCGCGGCTGCACCGTCGCCAGCGTGGCCCCGGCCCGCTCCCCGCTGACCGAAGCGGTGGGCGGCAAGCACGGCCTCGCCGTGGCCATGGCGACGGCGCCCTTCGAGGCCGAGGAGTACGAGCAGGCGGCCGCCGGGGCCGACGCCCTGTGGGCCCTGCTCACCCCACTGCTCGCCCTGCTCGACCGCACCGGCCTGATCGCCGCGCCGCCGGACACCCTGCAGAAGATCGCAGACCGGCTCGACACCACCGCGGAGCGCTGCGGCCCCACCGTGGCTACGTACAGCAATCCCGCCAAGACCCTCGCGGCCGAGCTCACCGAGAGCCTGCCGCTGATCTGGACCGAGGGCCCCCTCGCGGGCCCGGCCGGCCGCCGCTTCGCCGCCTGCCTCGCCGAGCTCGCGGGCAGCCCCGCGCTCGCCGCCGAGCTGCCCGAGGCGCTGCCCGCGCACGGCAGGCTGCTCACCGGGGGCCTGGCCGCGGGCGCCGACCCGGACGACTTCTTCCGCGACCGGGTGGACGAACCGCAGGCCCTGCGCGCCCGTGCCGTGCTGCTCCGCGAGGGCTCCGTCGGCAGCCTCAGCGCGGCCCCGGCCGCCCGCGAGCTGGCGCTCAGCCATGACGTCGCGATCAGCGAGCTCGCACCCGACGAGGAGGAAGGCGAGCGCACCGGACTCGAGTCGCTCGCCGAGCTGATCGCCATCACGGATTTCGCCGCCGTTTACCTGGCGCTTGCATCGGGGGACCGATGA
- the manA gene encoding mannose-6-phosphate isomerase, class I, whose amino-acid sequence MDRLTNTVRPYAWGSTTAIPQLLGIEPTGEPQAEMWMGAHPGAPSHLERGPLNEVIAADPEQELGPEAVAKFGPRLPFLLKILAAGAPLSLQVHPNLAQAKEGYADEEARGVPIDAPHRNYKDANHKPELICALTPFDGLCGFRAPDQAARFLETLDVDGLKPYVDILSAHPEEAALREVLTAVLSADRDEMAATVTEAAAACERLGGPYAPYASIARHYPGDPGVIAAMLLNYVQLQPGEALFLGAGVPHAYLDGLGVEIMANSDNVLRCGLTPKHVDVPELLRIVRFEATDPGVLRPEASADGEEVYETPIDEFRLSRYVLAEDSAPRDLTARTPQIMLCTAGTVRAGELELAPGQSAFVPAGDKAEISGNGTLFRATVVA is encoded by the coding sequence ATGGACCGCCTCACCAACACCGTCCGCCCCTACGCCTGGGGTTCGACCACCGCCATCCCCCAGCTCCTCGGCATCGAGCCGACCGGTGAGCCGCAGGCCGAGATGTGGATGGGCGCCCACCCGGGCGCGCCCTCGCACCTCGAGCGCGGTCCGCTGAACGAGGTCATCGCCGCCGACCCCGAGCAGGAGCTGGGCCCCGAGGCGGTCGCCAAGTTCGGCCCCCGGCTGCCGTTCCTGCTGAAGATCCTCGCGGCCGGCGCCCCCCTCTCCCTCCAGGTGCATCCCAACCTCGCGCAGGCGAAGGAGGGTTACGCCGACGAGGAGGCGCGCGGCGTCCCGATCGACGCCCCGCACCGCAACTACAAGGACGCCAACCACAAGCCCGAACTCATCTGCGCGCTCACGCCCTTCGACGGCCTGTGCGGCTTCCGCGCCCCGGACCAGGCGGCCCGCTTCCTGGAGACCCTGGACGTCGACGGCCTCAAGCCGTACGTCGACATCCTGTCCGCGCACCCCGAAGAGGCGGCCCTGCGCGAGGTCCTGACCGCCGTGCTTTCCGCGGACCGGGACGAGATGGCGGCCACGGTCACCGAGGCCGCCGCGGCCTGCGAGCGCCTCGGCGGTCCGTACGCGCCGTATGCGTCGATCGCCCGCCACTACCCGGGCGACCCGGGCGTCATCGCCGCAATGCTGCTCAATTACGTCCAACTCCAGCCCGGCGAGGCCCTGTTCCTCGGCGCCGGCGTGCCGCACGCGTACCTGGACGGCCTGGGTGTCGAAATCATGGCGAACTCGGACAACGTACTCCGTTGCGGACTGACCCCGAAGCACGTCGACGTGCCCGAACTCCTGCGCATCGTCCGCTTCGAGGCCACCGACCCCGGCGTGCTGCGGCCCGAGGCGAGCGCGGACGGCGAAGAGGTCTATGAGACGCCGATCGACGAGTTCCGGCTGTCCCGCTACGTCCTCGCGGAGGACTCGGCGCCGCGCGACCTGACGGCACGTACGCCCCAGATCATGCTCTGCACGGCGGGGACGGTGCGGGCCGGCGAGCTGGAACTGGCGCCGGGGCAGTCGGCCTTCGTGCCCGCCGGGGACAAGGCAGAGATTTCCGGAAACGGCACCCTCTTCCGGGCCACCGTGGTGGCCTGA
- a CDS encoding cation diffusion facilitator family transporter yields MSASGGTKAIVAALAANLAIAVAKFVAFLFSGSSSMLAESVHSLADSGNQGLLLLGGKKAQREATPQHPFGYGRERYIYAFLVSIVLFSVGGMFAIYEGYEKIKNPHEISHWYWPVGVLVFAIIAESFSFRTAIKESNQIRGKQSWKDFIRRAKAPELPVVLLEDLGALIGLVLALAGVGVALATNNGVWDGIGTLCIGILLILIAIVLAAETKSLLLGEAAGTDEVKKIEDALVDGDTVTRVIHMRTLHLGPEELLVAAKVAVQHDDTAAEVASAINAAEERIRTAVPIARVIYLEPDIYSESAAAAGTNPAKSPGGPMPDTGH; encoded by the coding sequence ATGAGCGCGTCAGGCGGGACCAAGGCGATCGTGGCGGCACTCGCCGCCAACCTCGCGATCGCGGTAGCGAAGTTCGTGGCGTTCCTCTTCAGTGGCTCGTCGTCGATGCTCGCGGAGAGCGTGCACTCGCTCGCCGACTCGGGCAACCAGGGCCTGCTGCTGCTCGGCGGCAAGAAGGCCCAGCGCGAGGCGACCCCGCAGCACCCCTTCGGGTATGGCCGCGAGCGCTACATCTACGCCTTCCTGGTCTCGATCGTGCTCTTCTCGGTCGGCGGCATGTTCGCGATCTACGAGGGCTACGAGAAGATCAAGAACCCGCACGAGATCAGCCACTGGTACTGGCCGGTCGGGGTCCTGGTGTTCGCGATCATCGCCGAATCCTTCTCCTTCCGTACGGCCATCAAGGAGTCCAACCAGATCCGCGGCAAGCAGTCGTGGAAGGACTTCATCCGCCGCGCCAAGGCCCCCGAGCTGCCGGTCGTCCTCCTCGAGGACCTGGGTGCGCTCATCGGTCTGGTCCTCGCCCTCGCGGGCGTCGGCGTCGCGCTGGCCACCAACAACGGAGTCTGGGACGGCATCGGGACCCTCTGCATCGGCATCCTGCTCATCCTGATCGCGATCGTCCTGGCCGCGGAGACCAAGTCCCTGCTGCTCGGCGAGGCCGCGGGCACGGACGAGGTCAAGAAGATCGAGGACGCCCTGGTCGACGGCGACACGGTCACCCGGGTCATCCACATGCGCACGCTCCACCTCGGCCCGGAGGAGCTCCTGGTAGCGGCCAAGGTCGCGGTCCAGCACGACGACACGGCGGCCGAGGTCGCGTCCGCGATCAACGCCGCCGAGGAGCGCATCCGCACGGCCGTGCCGATCGCCCGCGTGATCTACCTGGAGCCGGACATCTACAGCGAGTCGGCGGCCGCGGCGGGCACCAATCCGGCGAAGTCGCCGGGCGGCCCGATGCCTGACACCGGTCACTGA